The proteins below are encoded in one region of Fulvia fulva chromosome 9, complete sequence:
- a CDS encoding Peroxiredoxin-5, mitochondrial, with the protein MSQVKAGDSIPNVELLEGAPDKKVNLAQELSSGKGLIIQVPAAFSPDCSARHIPEYINSKQLQSAGKVFVVAVNDAFVLVEYPGFGYVALLIGSVEWKLGRNHWMPIRFLADAEGNFSKQLGTQFEFAPIFGDKRSVRSAIVTEDGKIKSVHIEPDNIGIKESSAEAVLGK; encoded by the exons ATGTCACAAGTCAAAGCCGGAGACTCCATCCCCAACGTCGAGCTGCTCGAGGGCGCTCCCGACAAGAAGGTCAACCTCGCCCAGGAGCTCTCCTCCGGCAAGGGATTGATCATCCAAGTTCCAGCGGCATTCA GCCCTGACTGCTCGGCGAGACATATCCCAGAGTACATCAATTCGAAGCAGTTGCAGTCCGCTGGCAAGGTCTTTGTTGTCGCTGTCAACGATGCTTTCGTGTTAGTAGAGTATCCAGGCTTTGGTTATGTTGCGTTGCTGATAGGATCTGTAGAATGGAAGCTTGGAAGGAATCACTGGATGCCA ATCCGCTTCCTTGCTGATGCCGAGGGCAACTTCTCTAAGCAGTTGGGCACCCAATTCGAGTTTGCTCCAATCTTCGGTGACAAGCGCTCTGTTCGAAGCGCCATCGTTACTGAGGACGGAAAGATCAAGTCGGTTCACATCGAGCCAGACAACATCGGCATCAAGGAGTCCTCCGCTGAGGCGGTCCTTGGAAAGTAA
- a CDS encoding Trehalase encodes MPPDSTDDMVRRPQIMSPAQRENLDELDPLGVRANTGYMPVEHYGLLGTMHTSALVATDAGLDFMCWPNFDSPAVFCRMLDKDRGGTFAITPRARHAKGILTTKQQYLQHPEALDSACLIAPLAFFFVASNDPRFTNTLNRTLKSPDQGGLTSNGMVYRYNLHTSNDGLAGDEGAFSMCTFWMVEALTRAGAYEEQYLDKAVTLFENAPGYANHLGMFSEEISKSGEQLGNTPQAFSHLALISAAFNLDRVTKGHSW; translated from the coding sequence ATGCCACCGGATTCGACTGACGACATGGTGCGCAGACCTCAAATCATGTCGCCCGCTCAGCGCGAGAACCTGGACGAGCTCGATCCGCTGGGCGTGCGCGCGAACACTGGCTACATGCCTGTCGAGCACTATGGCCTACTCGGCACCATGCACACGTCTGCGTTGGTAGCCACCGACGCAGGCTTGGACTTCATGTGCTGGCCAAACTTCGACTCTCCAGCCGTCTTCTGTCGGATGCTGGACAAGGACAGAGGTGGCACTTTCGCCATCACCCCCCGTGCTCGCCACGCCAAGGGCATCCTCACCACGAAGCAACAATATCTGCAACACCCCGAAGCCCTCGACTCGGCCTGCCTCATCGCGCCCTTAGCCTTCTTCTTCGTCGCCTCCAACGACCCCCGCTTCACCAACACCCTCAACCGCACCCTCAAATCCCCCGATCAAGGCGGCCTCACAAGCAACGGCATGGTCTACCGTTACAACCTCCACACCTCCAACGACGGTCTCGCCGGCGACGAAGGGGCTTTCAGTATGTGTACCTTCTGGATGGTCGAGGCGCTCACCAGAGCTGGCGCGTACGAGGAGCAGTATCTCGATAAGGCGGTGACGTTGTTTGAGAATGCTCCGGGTTATGCGAACCATTTGGGCATGTTCTCGGAGGAGATTAGTAAGAGTGGTGAGCAGTTGGGGAATACGCCGCAGGCTTTCTCGCATCTTGCGTTGATTAGTGCGGCGTTTAATTTGGACCGTGTTACGAAGGGTCATTCTTGGTAG
- a CDS encoding Transcription factor SKN7, with translation MDSQGGSSANNSSDFVRKLYKMLENPQDESVVRWGNEGDSFVVLENEKFTKHILPKHFKHSNFASFVRQLNKYDFHKVRHNNEEGGTSPYGLGAWEFKHPDFKMNNKDALDNIRRKAPAPRKANAITDEMVPTQQMDLVNTQLVATQQQLQQLQERYNELNMHHSMLLQELIGVQKTVVNHEHVMQYVMNFLNTVDAQRRRESKVLTNSNPFAQTSNTQANGTTTPGSQATSVPPIDEDAPASPLQHASKLLNEVNADHLLNTRNLEQMNEAQLRSNHALTTPPPDLARNGTRSSSRGAHPHSAASSSSAGGYDLDTLVYPIGHTQGIDPMYSEHVNNIPYPMPSKGPDGSFQPPPVPEVRKKSTQVDPGWIRQPQILLVEDDQTCRRIGGKFLYAFHCSIDSALDGLEAVNKLNSGAKYDLVLMDIIMPNLDGVSATHLVRQFDNTTPIIAMTSNIRSDDISMYFQHGMNDVLPKPFTKEGLLSMLEKHLSHLKKQPGSLEIMPPPLNSAKRSLKSEDSPATSPATGSNWNSPNQLTAGSPAGSGIGEENYIPAAPYGQPAMQHGPPPHIYATAPPGALAMPPRPGQPMVQGLPPRRDISQISGGPELAQDAKRPMYAPPPPGMMGQPLQHPMQRPPGR, from the exons ATGGACAGCCAAGGTGGCTCGTCCGCCAATAACAGCAGCGACTTT GTTCGCAAGCTGTACAAGATGTTGGAGAACCCGCAAGACGAAAGTGTAGTACGGTGGGGAAACGAGGGCGACAGCTTCGTGGTGTTGGAGAATGAGAAGTTTACCAAGCACATTCTGCCG AAACACTTCAAGCACTCGAACTTTGCCAGCTTCGTTCGCCAGCTGAACAAGTACGACTTTCACAAAGTACGGCATAACAATGAAGAAGGAGGGACGTCGCCGTATGGCCTTGGA GCATGGGAGTTCAAGCACCCCGATTTCAAGATGAACAACAAAGATGCCCTCGACAACATCCGGCGAAAAGCGCCAGCTCCTCGAAAAGCGAATGCGATTACAGATGAGATGGTTCCGACCCAGCAGATGGATCTGGTCAACACACAGCTGGTCGCAACACAGCAACAACTACAACAGCTTCAGGAGAGATACAACGAGCTCAATATGCACCATTCAATGCTGCTACAGGAGCTGATCGGAGTGCAAAAGACGGTGGTCAATCATGAGCACGTGATGCAATACGTCATGAACTTCTTGAACACAGTGGATGCGCAGCGAAGGCGTGAAAGCAAGGTCCTCACCAACAGCAACCCATTCGCACAAACGAGCAATACCCAAGCGAATGGCACAACCACGCCCGGGTCACAAGCGACCTCCGTACCACCGATCGATGAGGATGCGCCAGCCTCACCCCTTCAGCATGCCTCGAAGCTTTTGAACGAGGTCAATGCAGACCACTTACTGAACACGCGGAATCTGGAACAGATGAACGAAGCACAGCTGCGGTCGAATCATGCCCTGACGACACCACCACCAGATCTGGCACGCAACGGTACACGATCATCCAGTAGAGGTGCACATCCACATTCGGCAGCATCATCGAGCTCGGCTGGCGGATACGATCTGGACACTCTGGTATATCCCATCGGACATACACAAGGTATCGACCCTATGTACAGCGAGCATGTCAACAACATTCCTTATCCTATGCCTTCGAAAGGACCAGATGGCAGCTTCCAACCACCGCCAGTACCCGAAGTACGGAAGAAGAGCACACAGGTCGATCCTGGCTGGATCAGGCAGCCACAGATCCTCCTCGTTGAAGATGACCAGACTTGCAGACGCATTGGCGGGAAGTTCTTGTACGCTTTCCACTGCTCTATCGACAGTGCT CTTGACGGTTTAGAGGCTGTGAACAAACTCAATTCAGGCGCCAAGTATGATCTCGTCCTTATGGACATCATTATGCCTAACCTGGATGGTGTCTCTGCCACACATCTTGTTCGGCAATTCGACAACACAACACCCATCATCGCCATGACCTCCAACATTCGGAGTGACGATATCTCTATGTACTTCCAGCACG GCATGAACGATGTCTTACCCAAGCCATTTACAAAGGAGGGCTTGCTCAGCATGTTGGAGAAGCATCTATCACATCTCAAGAAACAACCGGGTTCTCTCGAGATCATGCCTCCGCCACTGAACTCCGCCAAGAGAAGTCTGAAAAGTGAAGATTCGCCCGCGACATCGCCTGCCACTGGTAGTAATTGGAACTCACCTAATCAACTCACGGCCGGTTCTCCAGCAGGGAGTGGCATTGGCGAAGAGAACTACATTCCGGCCGCGCCATATGGTCAACCTGCCATGCAACACGGCCCGCCACCACACATCTACGCAACAGCGCCTCCAGGTGCTCTGGCAATGCCTCCACGGCCCGGCCAGCCCATGGTACAAGGGCTTCCGCCTCGGCGAGACATCTCGCAGATCTCTGGTGGACCTGAGCTGGCGCAAGATGCGAAACGGCCAATGTACGCCCCTCCTCCACCTGGCATGATGGGACAGCCGCTACAACATCCAATGCAGCGGCCACCTGGGCGATGA